From Paraburkholderia sprentiae WSM5005:
TTGAGCGCGTGCATGGCAGGCTTAACCCTTCAATGCGCTGGCGAAGGCTTTCTGCGCGTCGTCGACGGACTCGTTCTTGTTCCAGAAGTTCGTCACGACGTCGGTCAGCGCACCCTGCGTATCCGGCGACAGCAGCATTTCCGGATTCGGCAACTGGCGCGACTTGTCCTTCATGATCGCGATGCCCTCCTTCGCGCAGATGTCGAGGCTGCTTTCGTCCACGTCAGGCCGGATTGGAATCGAGCCTTTCTTCGCGCTGAACGCGACCTGCGCGGACGGCGAGGTCATCACCGTGGCGAGCAGGTTCTGCGCCTTGATCGCCGACGCGTTGTCGGTCTTCGGGAACACGAACACGTCGCCCGCGACCAGATACGGCGAATGCGGACCGAAGCCCGGGAAGCAGCCGAAGTCCTTGCCCGCGGCCTGATTCGCCGCGACGAACTCGCCCTTCGCCCAGTCGCCCATGATCTGTACGCCGGCCTTGCCCGAGGTCACGAGCGCGGTCGCGTCGTTCCAGTTGCGGCCGGGCGAGCCCGGATCGACGAAATCGTGCAGCCGCTTGAACGATACGAGCACTTTCTTGAACGCATCCGATTTGACCGCGTTCTGATCGTGATCGCGATAGACCTTCATATACAGGTCCGGGCCGCCCACGTCCGCGAGCACCGCGTCGAACGTGATCTTCTCCTGCCACGGCTGGCCGCCGAACGCGAGCGGAATCACGCCGGCGGTCTTCAGCTTGCCGAGATCGGCGATGAATTCGTCGTAGCTTTTCGGCTCGCTCGCGATGCCCGCTTTCTGGAACACCGGCTTCGAGTAGAAGAACCAGGCCGGCATGTGAATGTCGACCGGCGCCGCGTAGTAATGACCCTTCACGCGGATGCTGTCGAGAATCGACTGCGGGAAAATGCCGTTCCAGTTTTCTTTCGCGGCGACGTTGTCAACGTTGTTAAGCAGTCCCTGGTCGATCAGATCGTGAAACTGCTTCGACGTATTGAACTGGGCGGCGGTGGGTGGATCACCGCCGACGATCCGGTTGATCGCGGTGGAGCGGGCCTGGTCCGCGCCGGCGACCGCGTTGTCGACCCATTGGCCGCCGGCCTTGTCGTACGCGTCGGCAAACTGGCGAATCGCGGCCGATTCGCCGCCCGAGGTCCACCAGTGAATCACGTTAGCCTTGAGCGGCTCTGCCTGCGCGACGACGCCATACAGCGCCAGTGCCGCAACCACGCCTCGCAAGACCATTCTGTTGCTGTTCATTCCGTCTCCTCCGGGCTCCTGGCCCGTGTGTCAACTCGAAATACCAACCAGCTCCACCCGGTTTTACATCGTTGTTGCGTCGTTCTAGTTGTGTTTATTGCGCTTGCGCGTTGCGATCTTCGATGAATTTCGACACCAGCTCCGCGCTGCGCTTGACCGTGCGCTTCTGCGTTTCATAGTCGACGTGAACGATGCCGAAGCGCCGCTCATAGCCGAAAGCCCACTCGAAGTTGTCCATCAGCGACCACAGGAAGTAGCCGCGCACGTCGACGCCCGCCTTGATCGCCTGATCGACCGCGGCGAGATGGCGCTTCAGGAACGAGATGCGCTGCGTGTCCTCGACGCGGCCGTCGATCACCTGGTCGTTCGATGCCATGCCGTTCTCGGTGATGTAGATGGGCGGCAGATTGGCGTAGGTATCCTTGAAACCGGTCAACAGATCGCGAAGACCGTCGGGGTAAACCTCCCAGCCCATCTGCGTGCGCTCGACGCCGTCGAGCGGCACATCCTTGAAGCCGTGCCCGCCATCGCTCGCCACGTTGGTGCGGAAATAGTAGTTGATGCCGAGGAAATCGAGCGGCGTATTGATCGTCTGCATGTCGCCGTCGAGCGCGAGCGGCTCGGTGCCCGGCCACAGTTCGAACAGGTCTTGCGGATATTCGCCCTTGAACAGCGGATCGAGAATCCACGCGTTGTGCTGAACTTCGAACAGCTCGGCCGCGCGACGGTCCGCGGCGCTGTCGCTATTGGGCGTACCGCGTCCGACGTTCGCGACGATGCCCTTGTGAGAGCGCGGATCGTTCGCGCGTAGCACCGGAAGCGCGAGACCGTGCGCGAGCAGCAGATGATGCATGGCCTGCGTGGCGAAACGCAGGTTCGAGAGTCCGGGCGCGTGATGGCCGTTTCCGTAGCCGAGGTACGCCGAACACCACGGCTCGTTGAGTGTCGCCCACGCATCGACGAGACCGTGCAGCTCGCGGCTCATCAGGTCCGCGTAATCGACGAATCGGTACGCGGTGTCGCGATTGAGCCAGCCGCCGCGATCCTCGAGATGCTGGGGCAGATCCCAGTGATACAGCGTGACGAAAGTCGCGATGTTCTTTTCTTTGAGCCGCCCCAGCAGGCGCTTGTAGAAGTCGAGCCCCTTGCGGTTCGGCGCGCCGTTTTCGTCCATCACGCGCGGCCACGCGGTCGACAGCCGGTACGCTTCGAGGCCGAGGCCAGCGAGCAGATCGACGTCCTGTTGCCAGCGATGATAGTGATCGCACGCGACGGCGCCGGTGTCGCCGGCCAACACCTTGCCGGGTGTGGCCGAGAACGTGTCCCAGATCGACGGCAGGCGGCCGTCTTCATCGACCGCGCCTTCGATCTGATACGACGCGGTGGCCGCGCCGAGCAGAAAGTCCTGGCGCCACAGCGACGAATCGGCGGGTGGCGTGAAGGGATCGACATGCGGATCGCCGTGAGCGTTTGAATGGCCTGCGTCGATGACTGCCGATGCATCGTTTTCCACGGATTCTCTCCTGCAATGAGGTCGTTGAACCGGGTGTGATGAAGCGCGAGGCGCTCCCGTTCGAGCCTGCGGTGAACGCTTGAGTGGAAGCGCTTCCACACTGACCAGCGAACGATAGCAGCGGGCGAATCACCGCAGCAATCCGGGTTTGTCTGGAGGGGTTTCTGACATCCGGCCGAGCGTGATGCGAGGCGCATCAAGGCGAACAAAGCGCCGTGAGGTGGCAAGCGGTGAGAGACTTTTGTCCGCCGCCCGCGTGCGCACGGCCCACCATGGAACGGTTGGAACCCGGGTAACGACTTCAGCGCGGCTCCCCAACTCCGCTACCAGAGGACGGCCTACTGCGGGAGCGTTGGGGGTGTCACCGCGCCGTTCTTTGCGTACGCTCACCAGGGTTACGTTACGCGCGAGGACAGCAGGGGAAGAACCTGTGGCGGCAAGCCGTCCGGCGGAGGGCCGGACCAGAACGGCAGCGTAGCAGGTGAATTTCTGCGGACCCGTCTCGGCGGCAGCTTAAGGCTCGCCGCACGGCTCGACAGGCGGTTGCCACAGCGCCCTTTGGCAGTCCCGGCTCATCACACAAACCCTAAATTACGCAGCGCCTCCTCGGCGGCCTCATGGTCTTGCACCGAGGTTCCGCCAGAAACGCCGATGCCCCCCACCAAACGCCCTTCATGGAAAAGTGGTACCCCACCGCCGACCGGCGTCAGACGCGGATGGTGCGCCAGCGGGGCAATCGCGGGTTCGGCCATGTACTGGTTCCATTGATGCGTGGCGATGCCGAACGAGGCGGCGGTCCATGCCTTGTCGATGGCAACGTCAGCCGTCAGGAATGGGGCGGCATCCGCGCGCTCGAATGCGCGCAGGTGACCTCCCGCATCGGTAATTGCGATGGTCGCGGCGAATCCGCGCGCTGCGCAGGCGCGGCGCGCCTCGGCCAGCAATGCTTGCGCGGCGTCGAGGCTGATCGTTGCCGCGCTGATGATCGGTAATGTCATGTTGATGCTCGTTGTCAGAAAGTTCAGCGGTCGGCGACGACGACTTTGCCGATCATGTTGCCCGCCTCGACCAGTGCATGCGCCTCGGCCAGACCGGCGGCGTTGATGCCGTCAATGCGTCGGGTCAGGGTGTGCTTGAGGTCGCCCCGATCGACCAGCTGCGCCACGCGGCGCAACAACGCGTGTTGGCGTGCGATGGTGCCGGTGGTGAACATCACGCGGGTGTACATGAGTTCCCAGTGAATCGAAATCGATTTCGCCTTGAACGGCCCGATATCCAGCCCCACCGGGTCGTCGATCAGTGCGAACTGGCCCTCCGGGCGCAGCACCGCGGCGATTTGCGGCACATAGCTGGCGCTGTCGTTCAAACCGGCAACGTGGGTGACGTGTTCGATGCCGAGCGCGGCCAATTGGGGCGCCCAAGGCTGACGGTGATCGAGAACGTGGTGAGCACCATGAGCCAGCACCCACTCGCGGGTTTCCGGTCGCGAGGCGGTGCCGACGACGGTCACGCCAGTCAGCTCGCGCGCCAGTTGGGTAAGAATGGAGCCGACGCCGCCAGCTGCCCCTATTACCAGCAGCACGTTGTCGTCGGTTGGCTCGGCAGCGTGAACACGTAGACGATCGAACAGCAGCTCCCAGGCCGTGATCGCTGTCAGCGGCAACGACGCGGCTTGCGCGAAGTCCAGCGATGTCGGCATGGGTCCGACGACGCGTTCGTCCACTGCGTGCAGTTCGCTGTTGCAGCCCGGCCGCGTAATGTCACCGGCGTACCACACTCGGTCGCCTGACTTGAAGCGCGTGGCCAACGGACCGGTAGCGCGGACGATTCCCGCTGCGTCCCAGCCGGCGATGCGCGCACTGCCTTCCGGAATATCGCCACGGCGCCGGATTTTGGTATCGACGGGGTTGACCGATACCGCTTTGACTTCCACCAGCAGGTCGTGGTCGCGCAGTTCCGGCGTCGGCAGTTCGATGTCCTGAAGTGCCTGCGGGTGGTCGATGGGGTGGTTCCGATAGAAGCCAATCGCTTTCATACAAGTGATCTCCGACGTTGCATTGCGGCTATGGTATCTTTCGGCGATATGCGGATAAACACCCGCTGCGCCCAAACACTTTCCGCATTTCGATGAAAATGATCCGGCTGGATGACATTGAGATCTTCGTGCACACGGTGGACGCCGGCAGCTTCTCGGAGGCGGCACGCCAGCTCAACATCGCACCCGGACATGCGAGCGCTTCGGTGCAGAGGCTCGAAAAGGCGCTGGACGCCCGCCTGTTCACGCGTTCGACGCGCAGCATGCAGCTGTCGGAGGCCGGGGAGCGCTATCTGCCTCACGCGCGAATCATGGTTGGCGCGCGCGAGCAAGGCGAACAGGCGTTAGCGAACGGCCGCGGCGCATTGTCCGGTCCTCTGCGGTTGTCCGCTCCGTCTGACTTTGGACGCAACCTGCTGTTGCCGTGGCTGGATGAATTTCAGCACCGGCACCCGGGTTTGTCGCTGCACCTGAAAATGAGCGACCGTGCGGCGGACCTCATCCGGCAGCCGCTGGATGCCGTGGTGCGCTATGGGGCGCTGCCTGATTCGTCTCTACTGGCGATGAAGCTGGTCGACAACAACCGACGCGCGTTGTGCGCCGCACCGGCGTACGTCGAACGGCATGGCGCACCGGCTAAAGTTGACGACCTGCGGCGGCACAACTGTCTTCGGTATGTCTGGAGCGAGCAGATCCATGAACGCTGGCGCTTTACCCCGCCTGGCGGCGAACGCACCGTGGCAGTGACGGGCAATCGCATCAGCGACGATGCGGATGCGGTTCGTCGCTGGGCGATAGCCGGAGAAGGCCTCGTCTATAAGTCGCGACTGGACCTCATCGACGATTTGAAGGCACGGCGACTGGTGGAGTTATTTCCGCCGGAGTATTGCGAGCCTTCGCCGCTGCACTTGATTTGTGCTCACCGTGCGCAACTGACCCCGGCGATCAACGCGTTGCATGCCTTCCTGCGCGAGCGCTGCTCTGCATTGCTTGCCAGCTACCGCTCGGGTGGCGCCTGACGTGGGTAACGAAGTTGCCGTTTCGTGCCGACATGCGCCGATAGACGCGGGTGTGACAAGGTAGTACCCTCGATCCATACCCTTCGAAGGATCAACAATGTCGAGCAAATACGCGGTGAGTGTGTCGCTGACGGAACACCTGTGTGAGTTCGTCGCCGAGCAGGTAGCCTCCGGCAGATATCGCACCGCGAGCGAGGTAGTCCGACAAGCGCTTAGGCTTTTGGAAACGCAGTTTTCGGACCCGCAGCCGTCCAACGGGGACGTTGCCAAGTCGACCGACACAGGCAGCGGACCGGTCACCCCACATGGCGCGGCGCAACTGCGGCGGAGCGGCTCATGAGTGCCCTGTTGAGGTTTCCCGTTGCCGGCGTCGGCGCTTCTGCGGGAGGGATAGAAGCGCTCGACGGCTTCTTTCGCGGACTGCCCGCTGACCCCGGTGTCGCCCTGATCATCGTGACGCATCTGGGCCCGGAGCGCGAAAGTCTGCTGCACGAGATCATGGCACGATACACGGCACTGCCGGTTCATGTGGCGGCGGACGGTATGCAGGTGGAAATAAACAACGTCTACGTGCTGCCATCCGATGTCATTCTCGGCATCGAGAATGCCCATCTCCGGGTTCGCGCGCAACAGACGGGCCGGCGCGAACGCAAGCCCATTGATATCTTTTTCAGCGAACTGGCCA
This genomic window contains:
- a CDS encoding GH1 family beta-glucosidase encodes the protein MENDASAVIDAGHSNAHGDPHVDPFTPPADSSLWRQDFLLGAATASYQIEGAVDEDGRLPSIWDTFSATPGKVLAGDTGAVACDHYHRWQQDVDLLAGLGLEAYRLSTAWPRVMDENGAPNRKGLDFYKRLLGRLKEKNIATFVTLYHWDLPQHLEDRGGWLNRDTAYRFVDYADLMSRELHGLVDAWATLNEPWCSAYLGYGNGHHAPGLSNLRFATQAMHHLLLAHGLALPVLRANDPRSHKGIVANVGRGTPNSDSAADRRAAELFEVQHNAWILDPLFKGEYPQDLFELWPGTEPLALDGDMQTINTPLDFLGINYYFRTNVASDGGHGFKDVPLDGVERTQMGWEVYPDGLRDLLTGFKDTYANLPPIYITENGMASNDQVIDGRVEDTQRISFLKRHLAAVDQAIKAGVDVRGYFLWSLMDNFEWAFGYERRFGIVHVDYETQKRTVKRSAELVSKFIEDRNAQAQ
- a CDS encoding LysR family transcriptional regulator; translated protein: MIRLDDIEIFVHTVDAGSFSEAARQLNIAPGHASASVQRLEKALDARLFTRSTRSMQLSEAGERYLPHARIMVGAREQGEQALANGRGALSGPLRLSAPSDFGRNLLLPWLDEFQHRHPGLSLHLKMSDRAADLIRQPLDAVVRYGALPDSSLLAMKLVDNNRRALCAAPAYVERHGAPAKVDDLRRHNCLRYVWSEQIHERWRFTPPGGERTVAVTGNRISDDADAVRRWAIAGEGLVYKSRLDLIDDLKARRLVELFPPEYCEPSPLHLICAHRAQLTPAINALHAFLRERCSALLASYRSGGA
- a CDS encoding type II toxin-antitoxin system ParD family antitoxin, which encodes MSSKYAVSVSLTEHLCEFVAEQVASGRYRTASEVVRQALRLLETQFSDPQPSNGDVAKSTDTGSGPVTPHGAAQLRRSGS
- a CDS encoding ABC transporter substrate-binding protein: MNSNRMVLRGVVAALALYGVVAQAEPLKANVIHWWTSGGESAAIRQFADAYDKAGGQWVDNAVAGADQARSTAINRIVGGDPPTAAQFNTSKQFHDLIDQGLLNNVDNVAAKENWNGIFPQSILDSIRVKGHYYAAPVDIHMPAWFFYSKPVFQKAGIASEPKSYDEFIADLGKLKTAGVIPLAFGGQPWQEKITFDAVLADVGGPDLYMKVYRDHDQNAVKSDAFKKVLVSFKRLHDFVDPGSPGRNWNDATALVTSGKAGVQIMGDWAKGEFVAANQAAGKDFGCFPGFGPHSPYLVAGDVFVFPKTDNASAIKAQNLLATVMTSPSAQVAFSAKKGSIPIRPDVDESSLDICAKEGIAIMKDKSRQLPNPEMLLSPDTQGALTDVVTNFWNKNESVDDAQKAFASALKG
- a CDS encoding zinc-binding alcohol dehydrogenase family protein, which produces MKAIGFYRNHPIDHPQALQDIELPTPELRDHDLLVEVKAVSVNPVDTKIRRRGDIPEGSARIAGWDAAGIVRATGPLATRFKSGDRVWYAGDITRPGCNSELHAVDERVVGPMPTSLDFAQAASLPLTAITAWELLFDRLRVHAAEPTDDNVLLVIGAAGGVGSILTQLARELTGVTVVGTASRPETREWVLAHGAHHVLDHRQPWAPQLAALGIEHVTHVAGLNDSASYVPQIAAVLRPEGQFALIDDPVGLDIGPFKAKSISIHWELMYTRVMFTTGTIARQHALLRRVAQLVDRGDLKHTLTRRIDGINAAGLAEAHALVEAGNMIGKVVVADR
- a CDS encoding GlcG/HbpS family heme-binding protein; translated protein: MTLPIISAATISLDAAQALLAEARRACAARGFAATIAITDAGGHLRAFERADAAPFLTADVAIDKAWTAASFGIATHQWNQYMAEPAIAPLAHHPRLTPVGGGVPLFHEGRLVGGIGVSGGTSVQDHEAAEEALRNLGFV